One Rhizobiales bacterium GAS188 DNA window includes the following coding sequences:
- a CDS encoding ornithine decarboxylase, which produces MTERIRAFLRKRREDVACLEGSPCLVLDLDVVADNYRAFAGALPDTRVFYAVKANPAPEILKLLAELGSCFDAASVTEIESVLAAGATPERISFGNTIKKERDVARAFALGVRLFAVDCGAEVEKIARAAPGSRVFCRLLVDNAGADWPLSRKFGCDEEMALAVLEHAKRLGLTPHGVSFHVGSQQRDPAMWDAALAVSARVFRACAERGINLAMVNLGGGFPAKYLKKVPSVRLYGDTIFRSLKKHFGNALPETVIEPGRGLVGDAGIIEAEVVLVSRKSKNDELRWVYLDIGKFGGLAETADEAIRYKIRTERDGDRKAACALAGPTCDSVDVLYEKVPYLLPISLEVGDKVLIEGTGAYTTTYSSVGFNGFAPLKQYVI; this is translated from the coding sequence ATGACCGAACGGATTCGCGCCTTCCTGCGCAAGCGTCGAGAAGATGTTGCTTGCCTCGAAGGTTCTCCTTGTCTCGTGCTCGACCTCGACGTCGTGGCCGATAATTATCGCGCCTTCGCGGGTGCGCTTCCGGACACGCGCGTGTTCTATGCCGTCAAGGCGAACCCGGCGCCCGAGATCTTGAAGCTGCTGGCCGAGCTCGGCTCCTGCTTCGACGCCGCCTCGGTCACCGAGATCGAATCGGTGCTGGCGGCGGGCGCTACGCCCGAGCGCATCTCCTTCGGCAACACCATCAAGAAGGAGCGCGACGTCGCGCGCGCCTTCGCGCTCGGCGTGCGCCTGTTCGCCGTCGATTGTGGGGCCGAGGTCGAGAAGATCGCCCGCGCCGCGCCCGGTTCGCGCGTCTTCTGTCGGCTGCTCGTCGACAATGCGGGTGCCGATTGGCCGCTGTCGCGCAAATTCGGCTGCGACGAGGAGATGGCTCTGGCGGTGCTGGAGCATGCCAAGCGCCTCGGCCTTACGCCGCATGGCGTCTCCTTCCATGTCGGCTCGCAGCAGCGCGACCCGGCCATGTGGGACGCGGCGCTCGCCGTTTCGGCGCGCGTCTTCCGCGCCTGCGCCGAGCGCGGCATCAACCTCGCCATGGTCAATCTCGGCGGCGGCTTCCCGGCGAAATACCTGAAGAAGGTGCCTTCCGTGCGTCTTTACGGTGACACCATCTTCCGCTCGCTGAAGAAGCATTTCGGCAACGCCTTGCCCGAGACGGTGATCGAGCCCGGTCGCGGCCTCGTCGGCGATGCCGGGATTATCGAGGCCGAAGTGGTGCTGGTCTCCCGGAAGTCGAAGAATGACGAGCTGCGCTGGGTCTATCTCGATATCGGCAAGTTCGGCGGCCTCGCCGAGACCGCCGACGAGGCGATCCGCTACAAGATCCGCACCGAGCGCGACGGGGACCGTAAGGCCGCCTGCGCGCTCGCCGGGCCGACTTGCGACTCGGTCGACGTGCTCTACGAGAAGGTCCCGTATCTTCTGCCCATCAGCCTCGAGGTCGGCGACAAGGTGCTGATCGAGGGCACGGGCGCCTATACGACGACCTATTCGTCGGTCGGCTTCAACGGCTTCGCGCCACTGAAGCAATATGTGATCTGA
- a CDS encoding glucans biosynthesis protein — protein sequence MSGEETRRRVILAGLGSAIAASTHLSGSRAFAQSADPGKPNARFGYEDVVRRAKDIASVPYEQAPAQLPPAIANLDFDAWRDIRFRPDKAFFQSSGGLFQLQLFHLGFNFRRAVVVNLVRDGSPAPIPYSASLFDFGRTKIDKPLPVNTGFAGFRLHYPVNEPKVMDELVAFLGASYFRFLGRGQLYGLSARGLSINAGVGRAEEFPFFREFWIEQPVPDADRATIYALLDSESVTGAYRFVIYPGVETAMETQVTLFARRPIANAGLAPLTSMFLTAEDDQRVRDDYRAEVHDSDGLLMQAGSGEWLWRPLRNPAEATTSVFLDKDIRGFGLMQRDRLFDHYEDIDLHYERRPSYWVEPSGSWGEGAVELTEMPAQNEATDNIVAVWRPKAQLDQGQSLSFGYRLRSLLESNRLHPGGKVRATFQTVAKALGSTENEVPGSRRFLVDFAGGDLAYYLSAPDIVEIVASVSSGRVLRTFLSPNPDIKGFRAGIDVALEPGQSADIRAFLRARTRALTETWTMPWKAP from the coding sequence ATGTCAGGTGAGGAAACGCGCCGCCGCGTGATATTGGCGGGGCTCGGTTCGGCGATCGCTGCGAGCACGCATCTTTCGGGTTCGCGAGCCTTTGCCCAATCGGCCGATCCGGGGAAGCCCAATGCCCGCTTCGGCTATGAGGATGTGGTACGGCGCGCCAAGGACATCGCCTCCGTTCCCTACGAGCAGGCGCCGGCGCAGCTGCCACCGGCCATCGCCAATCTGGATTTCGATGCCTGGCGCGATATCCGCTTCCGCCCCGACAAGGCGTTCTTCCAATCCTCGGGCGGCCTGTTCCAGCTGCAGCTCTTCCATCTCGGCTTCAACTTCAGGCGCGCCGTGGTGGTCAACCTCGTGCGCGACGGCTCACCTGCGCCCATTCCCTATTCGGCGAGCCTGTTCGATTTCGGCCGCACCAAGATCGACAAGCCCTTGCCGGTGAATACGGGCTTTGCCGGCTTCCGCCTGCATTATCCGGTCAACGAGCCGAAGGTGATGGACGAGCTCGTCGCCTTCCTGGGCGCGAGCTATTTCCGCTTCCTCGGACGCGGCCAGCTCTACGGCCTCTCGGCGCGCGGCCTTTCGATCAATGCCGGTGTCGGGCGAGCTGAGGAATTCCCGTTCTTCCGCGAGTTCTGGATCGAGCAGCCGGTGCCTGACGCCGACCGGGCCACCATCTACGCACTCCTCGACAGCGAATCGGTCACCGGCGCCTATCGCTTCGTGATCTATCCGGGCGTCGAGACCGCAATGGAGACGCAAGTCACCTTGTTCGCCCGCCGCCCGATCGCCAATGCCGGGCTCGCGCCCCTGACCTCGATGTTCCTCACCGCCGAGGACGACCAGCGAGTGCGTGACGATTACCGCGCCGAGGTGCATGATTCGGACGGGCTCTTGATGCAGGCTGGCTCCGGGGAATGGCTCTGGCGCCCGCTCAGAAATCCGGCCGAGGCCACGACCTCGGTCTTCCTCGACAAGGACATCCGCGGCTTCGGCCTGATGCAGCGCGACCGCCTGTTCGACCATTACGAGGATATCGATCTGCATTACGAGCGCCGGCCGAGCTATTGGGTCGAGCCCTCGGGCTCCTGGGGGGAAGGCGCGGTGGAGCTCACCGAGATGCCGGCGCAGAACGAGGCGACCGACAATATCGTCGCGGTCTGGCGGCCCAAGGCGCAGCTCGATCAGGGCCAGTCGCTCAGCTTCGGCTACCGGCTGCGCTCGCTGCTCGAATCGAACCGGCTGCATCCGGGCGGCAAGGTGCGCGCCACCTTCCAGACGGTCGCCAAGGCGCTGGGCTCGACCGAGAACGAAGTGCCGGGCAGCCGCCGCTTCCTCGTCGATTTCGCGGGCGGCGATCTCGCCTATTACCTGTCCGCCCCCGACATCGTCGAGATCGTCGCCTCGGTGTCGAGCGGTCGGGTGCTGCGCACCTTCCTGTCGCCCAATCCCGACATCAAGGGCTTCAGGGCCGGCATCGACGTCGCGCTCGAGCCCGGACAATCGGCGGATATCCGCGCCTTCCTGCGGGCCCGCACGCGCGCCTTGACGGAAACCTGGACAATGCCGTGGAAAGCTCCCTGA
- a CDS encoding Ribosomal protein S18 acetylase RimI — translation MSHPFTIRPATLADLDRLEALENRVFDMDRLSRRSLRNFIVNPKGALIVADRGDHLSGYALLTFRSGTALARLYSIAVSPETGRSGVGRALMQAAEKIAIDRDCVLLRLEVRADNHGAVALYEKLGYRQFGIYEHYYEDDQAALRLEKFLVAQVAPPSRPPPYYRQTLEFTCGPACLLMALGWADPDFHPSRVAEVQLWRESTTIFMTSGLGGCEPYGLAVTLAKRGLHASLHLSHEGPFFLDTVRNDEKREVMRLTQEEFRREAEECGVPIALQPLDALGLQRVFDEGAIAVVLVSGYRMFHEKFPHWLLAYAGDQRHVLVNDPYIEPEDEGSLVSAANLPIPTGEFQRMARFGKGNLRAAIVVRKGPR, via the coding sequence ATGTCGCACCCCTTCACCATCCGCCCCGCGACCCTCGCCGATCTCGATCGGCTTGAGGCGCTGGAGAATCGCGTCTTCGACATGGACCGCTTGTCGCGGCGTTCGTTGCGCAACTTCATCGTCAACCCCAAGGGCGCCTTGATCGTCGCCGACCGCGGCGATCATCTGTCCGGCTATGCGCTGCTGACTTTCCGTTCCGGAACGGCGCTGGCGCGTCTCTACTCCATCGCGGTGTCGCCCGAGACCGGGCGCTCAGGCGTCGGGCGGGCGCTGATGCAGGCCGCCGAGAAGATCGCCATCGATCGCGACTGCGTGCTGCTGCGCCTCGAGGTGCGCGCCGACAATCACGGCGCCGTCGCGCTCTACGAGAAGCTCGGCTACCGGCAGTTCGGCATCTACGAGCATTATTACGAGGACGACCAGGCGGCGCTGCGCCTCGAAAAATTTCTGGTGGCCCAGGTCGCACCCCCTTCCAGGCCGCCGCCTTATTATCGCCAAACCCTCGAATTCACTTGCGGGCCCGCATGCCTTCTCATGGCGCTCGGCTGGGCCGATCCCGACTTCCATCCCAGCCGCGTCGCCGAAGTTCAGCTATGGCGCGAATCGACGACGATCTTCATGACTTCGGGGCTGGGCGGCTGCGAGCCCTACGGCCTCGCGGTGACGCTCGCCAAGCGCGGCCTGCACGCCTCGCTGCATCTATCCCATGAAGGTCCCTTCTTCCTCGACACGGTCCGCAATGACGAGAAGCGCGAGGTCATGCGGCTGACCCAGGAGGAATTCCGTCGCGAAGCCGAGGAGTGCGGCGTCCCGATCGCCCTGCAGCCGCTCGATGCGCTGGGCCTGCAGCGCGTCTTCGACGAAGGCGCGATCGCGGTGGTGCTGGTTTCCGGCTACCGCATGTTCCACGAAAAATTCCCGCATTGGCTTCTCGCCTATGCGGGTGATCAGCGCCATGTCCTCGTGAACGACCCCTATATCGAGCCCGAAGACGAAGGGAGCCTGGTGTCGGCCGCCAACCTGCCGATCCCGACGGGCGAGTTCCAGCGCATGGCGCGCTTTGGCAAAGGCAATCTGCGCGCCGCGATCGTGGTGCGGAAGGGTCCCCGATGA
- a CDS encoding Glutathione synthase/RimK-type ligase, ATP-grasp superfamily, translated as MSWVIVVDNLKDFPNADTPHKVITTSDYIVRPKLFETDRAKVVNLSRSYAYQSKGYYASLLGEARGHRVLPEVQTMLELREAKLYEHVIPELEDALNRCFSKSRMEKTECRILVCFGLVRETAFESFGKLLFDWYRCPAIEVSVEIDAVPSGAWASIERLRPRPIVKLDVEETQFFRDALHAHTKREWRDPKARLPARYSLAVLHDPEEVLPPSTLDTLKYLGKVGERLSVDVEPITKKDLSDLAEFDALFIRETTSIDNHTYRFARRAAQEGMPVIDDPISMIRCTNKVYLMERMAANNVPMPKTVMLAAEDDLPKAIAELGLPLVVKIPDGSFSRGVHKVETERDMRKLFEELYEDTDLLIAQKFMPTTFDWRVGILEGEPLFVCQYMMFRGHWQIVKHENGSAPKEGRFKTIPLSEAPPKVIEIAVRAARAIGDGLYGVDLKETPEGVFLIEVNDNPNLEHGVEDAHGKDEIWEKLLRWFIKRIDA; from the coding sequence ATGAGCTGGGTCATCGTCGTCGATAATCTCAAGGACTTCCCGAACGCCGACACGCCGCACAAGGTGATCACCACCTCCGACTACATCGTGCGGCCGAAGCTGTTCGAGACCGATCGCGCCAAGGTGGTGAACCTGTCGCGCTCCTATGCCTATCAGTCCAAGGGCTATTACGCATCGCTGCTCGGCGAGGCGCGCGGCCACCGCGTGCTGCCCGAGGTGCAGACAATGCTGGAGCTGCGCGAGGCCAAGCTCTACGAGCATGTCATTCCGGAATTGGAGGATGCGCTCAACCGCTGCTTCTCCAAGAGCCGGATGGAGAAGACCGAGTGCCGTATCCTCGTCTGCTTCGGCCTCGTGCGCGAGACCGCCTTCGAGAGCTTCGGCAAGCTGCTCTTCGACTGGTATCGCTGCCCGGCGATCGAGGTCTCGGTCGAGATCGATGCGGTGCCGTCCGGCGCCTGGGCCTCGATCGAGAGGCTGCGGCCGCGCCCGATCGTCAAGCTCGACGTCGAGGAGACGCAGTTCTTCCGCGACGCCCTGCACGCCCACACCAAGCGCGAATGGCGCGATCCCAAGGCGCGCCTGCCGGCCCGCTATTCGCTGGCGGTGCTGCACGACCCCGAGGAGGTGCTGCCGCCCTCGACCCTCGATACCCTCAAATATCTCGGCAAGGTGGGCGAGCGATTATCCGTCGATGTCGAGCCGATCACCAAGAAGGACCTGTCGGATCTCGCCGAGTTCGATGCGCTCTTCATCCGCGAGACCACCTCGATCGACAACCACACCTATCGCTTCGCGCGCCGCGCCGCCCAGGAAGGCATGCCGGTCATCGACGACCCGATCTCGATGATCCGCTGCACCAACAAGGTCTATCTGATGGAGCGCATGGCGGCCAATAACGTGCCCATGCCCAAGACCGTGATGCTGGCGGCCGAGGACGATCTGCCCAAGGCCATCGCCGAGCTCGGCCTGCCGCTCGTGGTCAAGATCCCGGACGGCTCCTTCTCGCGCGGCGTGCACAAGGTCGAGACCGAGCGCGACATGCGCAAGCTGTTCGAGGAGCTCTACGAGGACACCGATCTGCTCATCGCCCAGAAATTCATGCCGACCACCTTCGACTGGCGGGTCGGCATCCTCGAGGGCGAGCCGCTCTTCGTCTGCCAGTACATGATGTTCCGCGGCCATTGGCAGATCGTCAAGCACGAGAACGGCTCGGCCCCGAAGGAGGGCCGCTTCAAGACGATCCCGCTTTCCGAGGCGCCGCCCAAGGTGATCGAGATCGCGGTGCGGGCGGCGCGCGCCATCGGCGACGGGCTCTATGGCGTCGACCTCAAGGAGACGCCGGAGGGCGTGTTCCTGATCGAGGTCAACGACAATCCCAATCTCGAGCACGGCGTCGAGGACGCGCATGGCAAGGACGAGATCTGGGAAAAGCTGCTCAGATGGTTCATCAAGCGCATCGACGCGTGA
- a CDS encoding dihydroxy-acid dehydratase, which produces MPSHTPRPTRPAEKPKRQRSRTIYDGVIRATTRSFLLALGQSDAEIERPHVGVFHTGGEMSPCNLNLAEQALHAKTGIYAGGGMAHECPVVSVSDGLSMAHSGMRFSLLSRELIADSVEASVRGHQFDGIFGIGGCDKNLPGLMMGMVRCNVPSVFMHGGAAMPGRFRGADKTVIDTYEAIGGVIAGTTSMADLEALSHACLPSAGSCPGQFTANTMGMVSEAIGLAPLGSSMIPAVFSARAPLLRQAGAILMGAVEWQWPLPRDIVTRQALENAAAIVAATGGSTNAVLHIPALANEAGIAFDMDDVAAVFARTPLIGNLQPGGKYLARDVFEIGGAPVILAELMRGGFIHGGALTFTGRRLDEELATARPTDGEIVKPHGAPIAATGGLIILKGNLCPDGAVLKTAGLKSLTHRGPARVFDGEEACQAAVQNRRYEAGEVIIIRNEGPRGGPGMREMLGITALIYGQGMGEKVALLTDGRFSGATRGLCIGYASPEAAAGGPISLVRDGDIIAIDARPGIGQITLEIEEAELQRRRLASQGPLPAPRGGVLEKYARTVGPANKGAVTHSGDVVWPLDD; this is translated from the coding sequence ATGCCCTCCCACACGCCCCGCCCGACGCGCCCCGCCGAGAAGCCGAAGCGGCAGCGTTCGCGCACCATTTATGACGGGGTGATCCGCGCCACGACGAGGAGCTTCCTCTTGGCGCTCGGCCAATCGGATGCCGAGATCGAGCGGCCTCATGTCGGGGTGTTCCACACCGGGGGCGAGATGAGCCCCTGCAACCTGAACCTCGCCGAGCAGGCCCTGCACGCCAAGACCGGCATCTATGCGGGCGGCGGCATGGCGCATGAATGCCCGGTGGTGTCGGTCTCGGACGGGCTGTCCATGGCGCATTCGGGCATGCGCTTCTCGCTGCTCTCGCGCGAGCTGATCGCCGACAGCGTCGAGGCGAGCGTGCGCGGCCATCAGTTCGACGGCATCTTCGGCATCGGCGGCTGCGATAAGAACCTGCCCGGCCTGATGATGGGCATGGTGAGATGCAATGTGCCGTCGGTGTTCATGCATGGGGGCGCGGCCATGCCCGGCCGCTTCCGCGGCGCCGACAAGACGGTGATCGACACCTATGAGGCGATCGGCGGCGTCATCGCCGGCACCACCTCGATGGCCGATCTCGAAGCGCTCAGCCATGCCTGCCTGCCCAGCGCCGGCTCCTGCCCGGGGCAGTTCACCGCCAACACCATGGGCATGGTGTCGGAGGCGATCGGGCTCGCCCCGCTCGGCTCCTCGATGATCCCGGCGGTGTTCAGCGCCCGCGCCCCGCTGCTGCGCCAGGCGGGCGCGATCTTGATGGGCGCCGTCGAATGGCAATGGCCGCTGCCGCGCGACATCGTGACGCGCCAGGCGCTCGAGAATGCCGCCGCCATCGTGGCCGCGACCGGCGGCTCGACCAATGCGGTGCTGCACATCCCCGCCCTCGCCAACGAGGCCGGCATCGCCTTCGACATGGACGACGTGGCCGCAGTCTTCGCCCGCACGCCGCTGATCGGCAACCTGCAGCCGGGCGGCAAATATCTCGCCCGCGACGTGTTCGAGATCGGCGGGGCGCCGGTGATTCTCGCCGAGCTCATGCGCGGCGGCTTCATCCATGGCGGGGCCCTGACCTTCACGGGCCGCCGCCTCGACGAGGAGCTCGCCACAGCGAGGCCAACGGACGGCGAGATCGTCAAACCGCATGGCGCGCCGATCGCTGCGACCGGCGGCCTCATCATCCTCAAGGGTAATCTCTGCCCGGACGGGGCCGTGTTGAAGACGGCCGGCCTCAAATCGCTGACGCATCGTGGCCCGGCCCGCGTCTTCGACGGCGAAGAGGCCTGCCAGGCAGCCGTGCAGAACCGCCGCTATGAGGCGGGCGAGGTGATCATCATCCGCAATGAAGGCCCGCGCGGCGGACCCGGCATGCGCGAGATGCTTGGCATCACCGCCCTCATCTACGGCCAGGGCATGGGCGAGAAGGTCGCGCTGTTGACCGATGGGCGCTTCTCGGGCGCGACGCGCGGCCTGTGCATCGGCTATGCGAGCCCCGAGGCTGCGGCCGGTGGCCCGATCTCGCTGGTGCGCGACGGCGACATCATCGCCATCGATGCGAGGCCGGGCATCGGCCAGATCACGCTCGAGATCGAGGAGGCCGAGCTGCAGAGGCGGCGCCTCGCCTCGCAAGGGCCGCTCCCCGCCCCGCGCGGCGGAGTGCTCGAGAAGTACGCCAGGACGGTCGGCCCCGCCAATAAGGGTGCGGTCACCCATTCGGGCGACGTCGTCTGGCCGCTGGACGATTGA
- a CDS encoding proteic killer suppression protein, with the protein MIKRFRHKGLERFYSSGDTRGINAKHAGWLRILLTALDAAGRPGDLSNPGFGLHPLKGDRKGQWAVWVSGNWRLVFAFDGEDVTNLDLVDYH; encoded by the coding sequence ATGATAAAGCGATTTCGACATAAAGGGTTGGAACGCTTCTACTCTAGCGGCGACACTCGAGGCATCAACGCGAAGCATGCTGGTTGGCTCCGTATCTTGCTCACGGCCCTCGATGCTGCCGGCAGACCCGGTGATTTGAGCAACCCCGGTTTCGGGCTCCATCCCCTGAAGGGCGACCGTAAAGGACAATGGGCAGTGTGGGTTTCCGGCAATTGGCGGTTGGTCTTTGCCTTCGACGGCGAGGATGTGACGAACCTCGATCTCGTTGATTACCACTAG
- a CDS encoding transcriptional regulator, XRE family: MQMHNPAHPGEVIRASCLKPLNLTVTAAAEGLGVTRKALSDLLNGHSGVSPDMAIRLEKAGWGTADSWLRMQTTRNLWEVRQRAHKIKIKGFEPQAA; the protein is encoded by the coding sequence ATGCAGATGCACAATCCCGCACACCCCGGCGAGGTCATCCGGGCGTCGTGCCTTAAGCCCCTCAATCTCACTGTCACGGCGGCAGCTGAGGGCCTCGGCGTGACACGCAAGGCTCTGTCCGACCTTCTGAACGGGCATAGCGGCGTATCGCCGGACATGGCAATCCGGCTTGAGAAGGCAGGGTGGGGCACGGCCGACTCTTGGCTCCGGATGCAAACGACCCGGAACCTTTGGGAAGTCCGCCAGCGAGCCCATAAGATCAAGATCAAGGGGTTTGAGCCGCAAGCAGCCTGA
- a CDS encoding DNA polymerase-3 subunit gamma/tau, translated as MQEPPPSAPASLAPLAEAHAAQIPSLEPSLPGFAAPPDVRPSKTGYRVLARKYRPSSFNDLIGQDAMVRTLRNAFARNRIPQAWMLTGVRGVGKTTTARILARGLNFELPDGTGAPTVDMDRLGLHCSAIIEGNHIDVLEIDAASNNGVENVRQITDSVRYAPTSARYKVYIIDEVHMLSAGAFNAFLKTLEEPPPHVKFIFATTEIRKVPVTILSRCQRFDLRRVDAATLVQHLRRICGLESVTIEDEALALIARAAEGSVRDAMSLLDQAIAHGVGTVLAEDVRQMLGLADRARLLDLFEELMAGRAAEALGQLRALYDVGSDPALVIADLADIAHLATRLKILPEAAKDASLSEAERVRGLSFAERLSMPVLSRAWQLLSRGLLEVQAAGKPIAAAEMLLIRLAYAANLPTPDEALKALASTPGPGSGGGAPAGISGAGPAGGASSALQPAAAPSSRPPTSLRLAASGGGTGALRREAAPQAVAAPQLASFADVVALAREKRDLTLTYALETDVRLVAFEQGRIEFEPGQGASDDLAKTIARRLLEWTGERWLVAVSPASGTQSVAERRDLERRSALEDARGQPLVRAILERFPGAEIVDVRDSLAPQDEEGDENAAVPQDFDPESSDDDDPFEFLDSLQD; from the coding sequence ATGCAGGAACCGCCTCCTTCCGCACCGGCGAGCCTAGCGCCGCTGGCGGAGGCGCACGCGGCCCAAATACCGTCCTTGGAGCCGTCTTTGCCCGGCTTCGCGGCTCCGCCGGACGTCAGGCCTTCCAAGACCGGCTACCGGGTGCTGGCGCGCAAATACCGGCCCTCGAGCTTCAACGACCTGATCGGCCAGGACGCGATGGTGCGCACCTTGCGCAACGCCTTCGCCAGGAACCGCATTCCGCAGGCCTGGATGCTGACGGGGGTGCGCGGCGTCGGCAAGACGACGACCGCCCGCATCCTGGCGCGCGGCCTGAATTTCGAATTGCCCGACGGCACGGGCGCACCGACCGTCGACATGGACCGGCTCGGCCTGCATTGCTCAGCCATCATCGAGGGCAACCATATCGATGTGCTGGAGATCGACGCCGCCTCCAATAACGGCGTCGAGAATGTTCGCCAGATCACCGACAGCGTGCGCTATGCGCCGACCTCGGCGCGCTACAAGGTCTATATCATCGACGAAGTGCATATGCTCTCGGCCGGCGCCTTCAACGCCTTCCTGAAGACGCTCGAGGAGCCGCCCCCGCATGTGAAGTTCATCTTCGCGACGACCGAGATCCGCAAGGTGCCGGTGACCATCCTGTCGCGCTGCCAACGCTTCGACCTGCGGCGCGTCGACGCAGCGACCCTGGTGCAGCACCTTCGGCGCATTTGCGGCCTTGAATCGGTGACCATCGAGGACGAGGCCCTGGCGCTGATCGCACGCGCCGCCGAAGGCTCGGTGCGCGACGCGATGTCGCTGCTCGACCAGGCGATCGCGCATGGGGTCGGCACGGTCCTCGCCGAGGATGTGCGCCAGATGCTCGGCCTCGCCGACCGGGCCCGCCTGCTCGATCTGTTCGAAGAGCTGATGGCCGGACGTGCCGCCGAGGCGCTCGGGCAATTGCGCGCCCTCTACGATGTCGGCTCCGATCCGGCGCTGGTGATCGCCGACCTCGCCGATATCGCGCATCTCGCGACCCGCCTGAAGATCCTCCCCGAGGCCGCCAAGGACGCCTCGCTGTCGGAAGCCGAGCGGGTGCGGGGGCTCTCCTTCGCGGAGCGTCTGTCGATGCCGGTCCTGTCGCGCGCCTGGCAGCTTCTGTCGCGCGGGCTCCTCGAGGTGCAGGCAGCCGGCAAGCCGATCGCGGCGGCCGAGATGCTGCTGATCCGCCTCGCCTATGCGGCCAATCTGCCGACGCCCGACGAAGCCCTGAAAGCGCTCGCATCGACGCCAGGTCCGGGCAGCGGCGGAGGAGCGCCTGCCGGCATCAGCGGCGCGGGCCCGGCCGGCGGCGCGTCTTCCGCGTTACAGCCGGCGGCAGCGCCGTCGAGCCGCCCGCCGACCAGCCTGCGCCTCGCGGCCTCGGGTGGTGGCACCGGAGCTTTGCGCCGCGAGGCGGCTCCGCAAGCCGTGGCCGCGCCGCAGCTCGCGAGCTTCGCGGATGTGGTGGCGCTGGCGCGCGAGAAGCGCGACCTGACCTTGACCTATGCGCTCGAAACCGATGTGCGGCTCGTCGCCTTCGAGCAGGGCCGCATCGAGTTCGAGCCGGGGCAAGGCGCGAGCGACGATCTCGCCAAGACCATCGCGAGGCGCCTGCTCGAATGGACTGGCGAGCGCTGGCTGGTGGCGGTGTCGCCGGCTTCAGGGACCCAGAGCGTCGCCGAGAGGCGCGACCTCGAGCGACGGAGCGCGCTCGAAGACGCCAGGGGCCAGCCGCTGGTGCGCGCCATCCTCGAACGTTTCCCGGGCGCCGAGATCGTCGATGTCCGCGACAGCCTCGCGCCGCAGGACGAAGAGGGCGACGAGAACGCAGCCGTGCCGCAGGATTTCGACCCTGAGAGCAGCGATGACGATGATCCGTTCGAATTCCTCGATTCGCTGCAAGACTGA
- a CDS encoding leucyl/phenylalanyl-tRNA--protein transferase translates to MSPPLPLITPELLLRAYEIGLFPMAEDADDPTIYWVEPERRGIIPLDGFHVPARLARTVRSDRFRIEIDRDFDAVIAGCASIGDAKRQRTWINARIRALYGELFAIGHCHTVEAYHGEELVGGLYGVSLGAAFFGESMFSRQRDASKVALVHLVARLKRGSYLLLDTQFVTPHLASFGARELPRPAYLRHLQRATQESPSADAWRPDRALNGAEALAAIGDGDAPRLGPKG, encoded by the coding sequence GTGTCGCCGCCGCTACCTCTCATCACGCCCGAGCTTTTGCTGCGGGCCTATGAGATCGGCCTCTTCCCCATGGCGGAGGATGCCGACGATCCGACGATCTATTGGGTCGAGCCCGAACGGCGCGGCATCATCCCGCTCGATGGCTTCCACGTGCCGGCGCGGCTGGCCCGGACGGTGCGGTCCGACAGGTTCCGCATCGAGATCGACCGGGATTTCGACGCCGTCATCGCGGGTTGCGCCAGCATCGGAGACGCCAAGCGACAGCGTACCTGGATCAACGCCCGTATCCGTGCCCTCTATGGCGAACTCTTCGCGATCGGCCATTGCCATACGGTCGAGGCCTATCACGGCGAGGAGCTGGTGGGCGGGCTCTATGGCGTGTCGCTCGGCGCGGCCTTCTTCGGGGAGAGCATGTTCTCGCGCCAGCGCGACGCCTCGAAAGTGGCGCTGGTGCATCTCGTAGCGCGGCTCAAGCGCGGCTCCTATCTCCTGCTCGACACGCAATTCGTGACGCCGCATCTCGCAAGCTTCGGGGCCCGCGAGCTGCCGCGCCCCGCCTATCTGCGGCATTTGCAGCGTGCCACCCAGGAAAGCCCATCCGCCGATGCCTGGCGGCCCGACCGGGCGTTGAACGGCGCCGAGGCCTTGGCGGCGATCGGCGATGGCGACGCGCCGAGGTTGGGGCCGAAGGGCTGA
- a CDS encoding LSU ribosomal protein L36P has product MKIRNSLKSLRGRHRDNRLVRRRGRLYVINKTQRRFKARQG; this is encoded by the coding sequence ATGAAGATTCGCAATTCCTTGAAATCGCTGCGCGGGCGTCACCGCGACAACCGGCTGGTGCGGCGTCGCGGGCGGCTCTACGTCATCAACAAGACGCAGCGCCGTTTCAAGGCTCGCCAGGGCTGA